In a single window of the Littorina saxatilis isolate snail1 linkage group LG3, US_GU_Lsax_2.0, whole genome shotgun sequence genome:
- the LOC138962375 gene encoding uncharacterized protein isoform X2, with amino-acid sequence MPKGSTHPMRHSNKSSAPEVKVKRKCGRPRNPIPRHKRVSHINAEHRRRGKIMNGFQTLKNMVPKYESSGRDSKADILTKAVEHCKVLKRETRDQEKQLKELRAQKQALNADIESYQKNLPEGQFFDEQPMTAQQRLSNFISGKTKDDWKNFVTGYFMKPLHDTFDKMADCTTTASFVATTIDWARQNLSKASLRPMASDALRNLSVETSIIARPDLLPTEALQLCQKDTKPSNDAHMDVQLLTAADATSSSSPQVHQASSRKHNNHNHASHKHQSSSHKHQPSSHKHHSGDKSHSSHRQSKSRSGNKRASAGANKEASFSQEIPPAPTKRTKSSLATSHPQIALKEPARTITKTETLPSCSLSFDRKSLPLKTETAWSSSSEFVPAHPKALSSSEAFWKGVDSPNSFDSAMDQSPLGSSGPESSVFGDLNGYESSSLDQGYDTPSFRNTDSPNILDFLKNSRYDASSPLDEPTDSVLADLGSFDSSDLAETICASIDISQTNSSHGSAFSNAHSFHHPHQHQQQHHHQHQQQQHQQLHNHCGVTNPAQFASTGHSILMEGLTFDDLDGANGPSMMLDSVDTCGLPDFEFWNEHVDFDLPQGDFEIPDSFMAISNNTLLF; translated from the exons AACGGGTTCCAGACACTGAAGAACATGGTGCCAAAGTACGAATCCTCGGGCAGAGACAGCAAGGCGGACATTCTGACCAAAG CGGTGGAGCATTGCAAGGTGTTGAAGAGAGAAACCAGGGATCAAGAGAAGCAGCTGAAGGAACTCAGAGCTCAAAAACAAGCGCTCAACGCAGACATAGA GAGCTACCAGAAAAATCTCCCAGAGGGTCAATTCTTTGACGAGCAGCCCATGACAGCACAGCAACGCCTCAGCAACTTTATCTCCGGTAAAACCAAAGACGACTGGAAAAACTTTGTC ACCGGTTACTTCATGAAACCTCTCCATGACACTTTTGACAAGATGGCGGACTGCACGACGACAGCATCCTTCGTTGCAACTACCATTGATTGGGCCAGGCAAAACCTGTCCAAAGCAAGTTTGAGGCCAA TGGCTTCGGACGCTTTGCGCAACCTAAGCGTAGAAACCTCCATCATCGCTAGACCCGACCTTCTGCCAACAGAGGCTCTTCAGCTGTGCCAGAAGGACACCAAACCCTCAAATGACGCTCACATGGACGTTCAACTCTTAACGGCTGCTGACGCCACCTCCAGCTCATCACCCCAAGTTCACCAGGCTTCCAGCAGAAAGCATAATAATCACAACCACGCCAGCCACAAGCACCAATCCAGCAGCCACAAGCACCAGCCCAGTAGCCACAAGCACCATTCAGGTGATAAATCCCATAGTAGTCACAGACAGTCGAAGAGCCGTTCTGGTAACAAGCGAGCTTCTGCTGGTGCCAATAAGGAGGCTAGTTTCTCGCAAGAGATCCCACCAGCTCCTACCAAAAGGACAAAATCCTCCCTTGCAACGTCTCATCCGCAAATTGCGCTAAAGGAACCAGCCAGGACTATTACGAAAACGGAAACTTTGCCCAGCTGTTCTCTGAGCTTTGATAGAAAGAGTTTGCCGTTGAAGACTGAAACTGCGTGGTCGAGTAGTTCTGAATTCGTCCCAGCTCATCCCAAGGCCTTATCTTCCTCTGAGGCCTTTTGGAAGGGAGTAGATTCTCCCAACAGCTTCGATTCTGCCATGGACCAGTCCCCTCTCGGCTCCAGCGGTCCGGAGTCTTCCGTGTTCGGTGATCTGAACGGGTACGAGTCTTCCTCCCTGGACCAAGGCTACGACACGCCTTCCTTCCGCAACACCGATTCTCCAAACATCCTagactttttgaaaaatagccGCTACGATGCTTCCTCCCCTCTCGATGAACCTACCGATAGTGTCTTAGCTGATCTGGGGAGCTTCGACTCCTCAGACTTGGCGGAAACCATCTGTGCGTCTATTGACATCTCCCAAACGAACTCTAGCCACGGCAGTGCTTTCTCCAACGCGCACTCCTTTCACCACCCCCATCAacatcagcagcagcaccaccaccaacaccagcaacaacaacatcagcaacTACACAACCATTGTGGTGTGACCAACCCAGCCCAGTTCGCGTCGACAGGACACTCTATATTAATGGAAGGTCTAACCTTTGACGACCTCGATGGCGCCAATGGTCCAAGCATGATGTTGGACAGCGTGGACACGTGCGGTCTGCCGGATTTCGAGTTTTGGAACGAGCACGTTGACTTCGACCTTCCCCAAGGGGACTTCGAAATTCCGGACAGTTTCATGGCAATTTCTAACAACACGTTGCTTTTCTGA